One Candidatus Cloacimonadaceae bacterium DNA window includes the following coding sequences:
- a CDS encoding choice-of-anchor J domain-containing protein yields the protein MKTNVYKLMLLLVFSVVAFGAWAVVSDYAFTGTAGTYTEITGGTVLGTTPELDNESFNAIPLGFTFTYDGIAYTEVSIQANGFLAMGSTVASSYLAISGATATNNVIVALNRDIKGRTDGQLSYLLTGTAPSRVFTVQWKNYRRVPTTAVNDIFNFQIKLHEGSNQVKFVYGPFTAVTVSTAATVQVGIRGDSIADFNNRATTTDWSATTAGTAANSNCTLSATVFPASGLTFAFAPSQQGEPPLPAQNPVPANSAINVSLGVNLSWLTGGGTPTGYKVFLGTNNPPTNMVNGTIQTGYVYDHPTDLIYSTVYYWKIVPFNEFGDALNCPLWQFTTLADPTITTYPYVQNFDTVTPPGLPVGWSTINANADIYTWETFAGTAHSAPNCARIRYNTTVAMNDWLVAPPLQVNGEYFYRLSFFYRANSATYPEKLSVFWGTSPTAAAMTNQLFTNQNITNITYVEAVGLIDPPQSGTIYIGFHGHSAMDMFYLHLDNVTITEVVEIINPPTGLTATLQNINNVHLSWVAPVTSAPPGLSDGSETRDPSRALLGYKVYRDGALIHTITNPATVAYIDPSLAVGTYSYTVTAVFTTGESVPAGPVSVTINPPLLPPVNLTATVLNNNNVRLAWEAPGTPPPPPPGFSDGFESYPNFALTFAPWVLVDVDLSTTYGMEATTWPNENAAMAYMIFNPSATTPPMTTLTPNSGSKMAASFASTTPINNDWMISPPIPIASAATTLNFWARSYTAQYGLERFKIGISAGGTAPANFTIISGASYIQAPITWTNYSYSLAAYNGQTIRFAIQCVSDDAFIFFVDDVSVGVPTGRESVPLIASSTIDLEARAIRSVGTPVLAPAETEEPTRQLTGYKVYRNGLLINTITNPATLIYDDLGLAVGTYNYTVTAVYTYGESVPAGPVSVTITPALLPPLNLTAAVDGNDVTLDWDSPVTPPTGSWITWCNDVLGNSVGTNAVALFDVAHRFDQTDLAPHAGGTVTRIKFVPAFLNCAYTVKVWTGGNATNAGTLVSSQLVSPFIEDEWNTVVLNTPILIPTTGDLYVGFEANTQGGYPAGCDAGPQIQGKGNMIYWSNAWTTLTALAPSLTYNWLIQAFVAQGTAMKAIEPTPIAENRSRYINNAALALQTKNLMRNERNVIGFKIYRGGTLIHTINDPAITAYTDMDLANGTYNYGVTTTYTHGESVPATVQAVVNVQLATTIFEDGFETYPNFANLFAPWTLLDIDQSPTYGFTGIEFPGSGAQMAYIVFNPSATTPPITTLIPHGGAKMAASFAATVPPNNDWMIATRAHLGTNSAIRFYARSHASTWGLERFRIGISTQPNIIVQSFQYITGTTYVEAPVNWTEYVYDLSAYDGQSVWIAIRCVSNDAFVFYVDNFTIHSVGGWVSNDDNMAPAISTSLIGNYPNPFNPETTIRFSIKDAAPVTIQIYNVKGQLVKTLVNEIKDSGNHNVIWKGLDNNNRPVSSGVYFYKMNTGKYSSTKKMILMK from the coding sequence ATGAAAACTAATGTTTACAAACTGATGCTTCTGCTGGTTTTCTCGGTAGTGGCTTTCGGAGCATGGGCTGTGGTGAGCGATTACGCTTTCACCGGCACTGCCGGAACCTATACTGAAATCACCGGAGGAACCGTTCTGGGGACTACCCCGGAGCTCGATAACGAGAGTTTCAATGCCATCCCGCTGGGCTTCACCTTCACTTATGATGGTATTGCCTACACCGAGGTGAGCATCCAGGCAAACGGCTTTCTTGCCATGGGCAGCACCGTTGCCAGCAGCTATCTTGCCATCAGTGGCGCGACCGCCACAAACAACGTCATCGTCGCTCTCAACCGCGATATCAAAGGAAGAACCGACGGACAGCTTTCATATCTGCTCACCGGCACCGCGCCGAGCCGCGTGTTCACGGTGCAGTGGAAAAACTATCGCCGCGTGCCGACTACCGCCGTGAACGATATCTTCAACTTCCAGATCAAGCTGCACGAAGGCAGCAACCAGGTAAAATTTGTTTATGGACCATTTACTGCAGTCACCGTTTCCACCGCCGCCACAGTGCAGGTGGGGATTCGCGGAGACAGCATTGCGGATTTCAACAACCGCGCTACTACCACCGATTGGAGCGCCACCACAGCAGGAACCGCCGCGAACTCAAACTGCACACTCAGCGCCACGGTCTTCCCCGCAAGCGGTCTGACCTTCGCTTTCGCACCTTCTCAACAAGGTGAACCACCCTTACCGGCACAAAACCCAGTCCCGGCAAATAGCGCCATCAACGTCTCCCTCGGCGTCAACCTCAGTTGGTTGACCGGCGGCGGCACTCCCACAGGATACAAAGTCTTCCTTGGGACAAACAACCCGCCCACCAACATGGTGAATGGAACGATCCAGACCGGATATGTCTATGATCATCCCACTGATCTCATCTACAGCACAGTCTATTATTGGAAGATAGTTCCTTTCAACGAATTCGGCGATGCCTTGAATTGCCCGTTGTGGCAGTTCACCACACTCGCGGATCCTACTATCACCACCTATCCCTATGTGCAGAACTTCGATACCGTCACCCCTCCGGGGCTGCCGGTTGGATGGTCCACCATCAACGCCAATGCGGACATCTACACTTGGGAAACCTTTGCCGGAACAGCGCACTCAGCTCCAAACTGTGCCCGCATTCGTTACAACACAACTGTCGCGATGAATGATTGGCTGGTCGCTCCTCCCCTGCAGGTGAATGGAGAATACTTCTATCGCCTCAGTTTCTTTTACCGTGCAAACAGCGCCACTTATCCGGAAAAGCTCTCCGTGTTTTGGGGAACCTCTCCCACCGCCGCGGCGATGACCAACCAGCTCTTCACCAACCAAAACATCACCAATATCACCTATGTCGAAGCAGTCGGTCTCATCGATCCTCCGCAGTCCGGTACGATCTATATCGGTTTTCATGGACATAGTGCCATGGACATGTTCTATCTTCATCTGGATAACGTGACCATCACCGAAGTTGTAGAAATCATCAATCCTCCGACCGGACTGACCGCCACCCTGCAAAACATCAACAACGTGCACCTTTCCTGGGTTGCCCCCGTAACTTCTGCTCCTCCAGGACTTTCCGATGGTTCTGAGACCAGAGACCCCTCCCGCGCCCTCCTTGGGTACAAGGTTTACCGCGACGGAGCTTTGATCCACACCATCACCAACCCCGCCACGGTTGCCTATATTGATCCCAGCTTGGCTGTCGGCACTTATAGCTACACTGTAACCGCAGTATTTACTACCGGAGAATCCGTTCCCGCAGGACCGGTCAGCGTCACCATCAATCCTCCGCTTCTGCCCCCGGTGAATCTGACTGCCACGGTGCTAAACAACAACAATGTGCGGCTTGCCTGGGAAGCTCCCGGCACTCCACCGCCTCCACCTCCCGGCTTCTCAGACGGTTTCGAGAGCTACCCGAATTTTGCACTAACTTTTGCTCCTTGGGTGCTTGTGGACGTGGATCTTTCCACCACTTACGGCATGGAAGCCACGACATGGCCAAATGAGAATGCCGCGATGGCTTACATGATCTTCAATCCCAGCGCGACCACTCCTCCGATGACCACACTTACCCCAAATTCCGGCAGCAAAATGGCGGCAAGTTTTGCATCAACGACCCCCATCAACAACGACTGGATGATCTCGCCACCGATCCCGATCGCCAGTGCTGCCACAACATTGAACTTCTGGGCAAGATCCTATACTGCCCAATACGGCTTGGAAAGATTCAAGATCGGTATTTCAGCAGGTGGAACCGCCCCGGCAAACTTCACCATCATCAGTGGCGCAAGCTATATTCAGGCACCAATCACATGGACGAACTATAGCTACTCGCTTGCCGCATACAACGGTCAAACCATCCGTTTCGCGATCCAATGCGTGTCCGACGACGCCTTCATCTTCTTCGTGGACGATGTGTCTGTGGGAGTTCCCACCGGCAGAGAAAGCGTACCGCTAATCGCCAGCTCCACTATTGATCTGGAAGCAAGAGCCATTCGCAGCGTCGGAACCCCAGTTCTCGCACCTGCCGAGACCGAAGAACCCACCCGCCAACTGACGGGCTATAAGGTCTATCGCAACGGTCTATTGATCAACACCATCACCAATCCCGCCACCCTGATCTATGACGATCTCGGCTTGGCGGTCGGCACTTATAACTACACTGTGACTGCTGTTTACACCTACGGCGAATCCGTTCCCGCAGGTCCCGTCAGCGTCACCATCACTCCTGCTCTCCTGCCACCGCTGAATCTAACCGCAGCTGTGGACGGCAATGACGTCACCCTGGACTGGGACAGCCCCGTCACTCCTCCCACAGGCTCTTGGATCACCTGGTGCAACGATGTGCTTGGCAATTCCGTCGGCACGAACGCAGTAGCATTATTCGATGTCGCTCATCGTTTCGATCAAACCGATCTCGCGCCTCACGCAGGTGGAACTGTCACCCGGATCAAGTTTGTGCCAGCCTTCCTAAATTGCGCATACACAGTCAAAGTATGGACCGGCGGAAACGCAACTAACGCCGGAACGCTCGTTTCATCGCAATTGGTTTCCCCCTTTATTGAAGACGAATGGAACACCGTGGTGTTGAACACCCCTATTCTTATCCCGACCACCGGAGATCTTTACGTCGGATTCGAAGCCAACACCCAGGGTGGATATCCTGCCGGCTGCGATGCAGGTCCTCAGATCCAAGGCAAGGGCAACATGATCTATTGGAGCAATGCCTGGACGACCTTGACCGCCTTGGCTCCGTCCCTCACCTACAATTGGCTGATCCAGGCATTTGTCGCTCAAGGCACTGCCATGAAAGCGATCGAACCCACACCTATTGCCGAAAATCGCAGCCGCTATATCAACAACGCAGCCCTCGCTTTGCAGACCAAGAACTTGATGCGCAACGAACGCAATGTCATCGGCTTCAAGATCTATCGCGGCGGCACCCTGATCCACACGATCAACGACCCTGCGATCACTGCCTACACCGATATGGATCTTGCCAACGGCACCTATAACTATGGGGTGACCACCACCTACACCCACGGTGAATCCGTTCCCGCAACCGTTCAGGCGGTGGTGAACGTTCAATTGGCAACCACGATCTTCGAAGACGGCTTTGAGACCTATCCCAATTTCGCGAATCTTTTCGCGCCCTGGACTCTGCTTGATATCGATCAATCACCCACCTACGGTTTCACCGGAATCGAATTCCCCGGCTCCGGCGCACAGATGGCATACATCGTATTCAATCCCTCCGCGACCACGCCTCCGATCACCACTCTGATTCCTCACGGTGGAGCCAAAATGGCTGCCTCATTTGCTGCCACGGTACCTCCCAATAACGATTGGATGATCGCCACCAGAGCGCATCTCGGCACCAATAGCGCCATCCGGTTCTATGCCAGATCCCACGCCTCGACATGGGGACTGGAAAGATTCCGCATCGGAATCTCCACTCAGCCAAACATCATTGTGCAGAGTTTCCAGTATATCACCGGCACCACCTATGTGGAAGCTCCGGTCAACTGGACGGAATATGTCTATGACCTCTCCGCCTATGACGGACAGAGCGTCTGGATCGCCATCCGATGCGTCTCAAACGATGCATTCGTCTTCTATGTGGATAATTTCACCATCCACAGCGTCGGCGGATGGGTCAGCAACGACGACAACATGGCTCCTGCCATCAGTACGTCTCTAATCGGAAACTATCCCAATCCTTTCAACCCGGAAACCACCATCCGCTTCAGCATCAAGGATGCGGCTCCGGTGACTATCCAAATCTATAACGTGAAAGGTCAGCTCGTCAAAACCCTCGTCAACGAGATCAAAGACAGCGGCAACCACAACGTGATCTGGAAAGGATTGGACAACAACAATCGTCCTGTTTCAAGCGGTGTCTATTTCTACAAAATGAATACAGGCAAATACAGCAGCACCAAAAAGATGATCCTGATGAAATAG